In Synechococcus sp. CB0101, a genomic segment contains:
- a CDS encoding PH domain-containing protein, giving the protein MTGTPQTPPVAPGASINEDVFYAGGPAKGDLITNLLFGLTLIGIPFAVGALVRALWLRFRITSRRVEVSGGWLGRDRSQVVYSQIREVRSVARGLGFWGDMVLILNDGMKLEMRAVPRYKEAEAYIEQRMAASPAGKASPKTGFGDNAAA; this is encoded by the coding sequence ATGACAGGCACGCCCCAGACGCCACCGGTGGCTCCAGGAGCCAGCATCAATGAAGACGTCTTCTACGCAGGCGGCCCTGCCAAGGGTGATCTGATCACCAACCTGCTGTTCGGCCTCACCCTGATCGGCATTCCCTTCGCCGTGGGCGCCCTGGTGCGGGCCCTATGGCTGCGCTTCCGCATCACCAGCCGCCGTGTGGAAGTGAGCGGTGGCTGGCTGGGCCGCGACCGCAGCCAGGTGGTGTACAGCCAAATCCGTGAGGTGCGCTCGGTGGCCCGCGGTCTGGGCTTCTGGGGCGACATGGTGCTGATCCTCAACGACGGCATGAAGCTGGAGATGCGCGCCGTGCCCCGTTACAAGGAGGCCGAGGCGTACATCGAGCAGCGCATGGCCGCCAGCCCGGCCGGCAAGGCCAGCCCCAAAACCGGTTTCGGCGACAACGCGGCGGCCTGA
- a CDS encoding glycosyltransferase family 39 protein — MPRRFVLPLVLICGLALFVWGLGSTGLVDETPPLFAASARAMARTGDWLIPRVNGLPRYDKPPLVYWLMGLIYALPAHAQWDPLGTWAARLPSALASVGLMLVMAAALLRWPQPLPSGRLPASSQQSITAVSAALAFALSPLVLLWSRIAVSDALLTGLLGAVLLLLWRCYAGGGRPWWAWILLGLAVLAKGPVAVVLAGMTLVGFGLWQRDLMGLVARLRPWPGLGMTALVALPWYGLAALVEGQPFIQSFFGYHNLQRFTGVVNNHLQPWWFFLPVLVVASLPFTPLLLAGLVSAARRCRASQLPEHSLQRFATCWLVAVLLFFTLAATKLPSYWIPATPAAGLLIALAAQQRPGRWLMASTLLLQGVLAAGLAASGRWVPLINEPELPTLPAELLASGLLSRASACFALALLAGLILCWAKAPWRWGWLLAQQLAVAAFAVSALQPLVVFGDRLRQAPLRRLAAAVQHQRRSDEPLAMVGILKPSLHFYTNKVVIYEGVQPNGPLNLNDRLLQERRREQTPSPPAPGRSVLLVIDQRTAQLPHWRGLSHQALASEGLFELWRVPRQALDQWAAQLKRAGTPPADWQQPRPERY, encoded by the coding sequence GTGCCCCGCAGGTTCGTGTTGCCGTTGGTGCTGATCTGCGGCCTGGCGTTGTTTGTGTGGGGGCTGGGCAGCACAGGTTTGGTGGATGAAACCCCGCCCCTGTTTGCCGCCTCAGCGCGGGCGATGGCGCGCACGGGTGATTGGCTGATCCCGCGGGTGAACGGCTTACCCCGATACGACAAGCCGCCCCTCGTTTATTGGCTGATGGGGCTGATCTATGCCCTGCCGGCCCACGCCCAGTGGGACCCGCTGGGCACCTGGGCGGCCCGGCTGCCTTCGGCTCTGGCCAGTGTGGGGTTGATGCTGGTGATGGCCGCCGCCCTGTTGCGCTGGCCGCAGCCGCTTCCCAGCGGCCGCCTGCCGGCCTCCTCCCAGCAGTCGATCACCGCCGTGAGTGCGGCGCTGGCCTTTGCCCTCTCTCCGCTGGTGCTGCTCTGGAGCCGCATCGCTGTGAGCGATGCCTTGCTCACCGGTTTGCTCGGAGCCGTGCTCTTGTTGCTCTGGCGCTGCTATGCCGGCGGCGGTCGCCCTTGGTGGGCCTGGATCCTGTTGGGGCTGGCGGTGCTGGCCAAGGGGCCGGTGGCGGTGGTGTTGGCGGGAATGACCCTGGTGGGCTTTGGCCTGTGGCAGCGGGATCTGATGGGCTTGGTCGCTCGCCTGCGCCCCTGGCCGGGTCTCGGGATGACCGCCCTGGTGGCGCTGCCTTGGTATGGCCTGGCGGCGCTGGTGGAGGGTCAACCCTTCATTCAGAGCTTCTTCGGCTACCACAACCTGCAGCGCTTCACCGGGGTGGTGAACAACCATTTGCAGCCCTGGTGGTTTTTCCTGCCGGTGCTGGTGGTGGCCTCGTTGCCGTTCACACCCCTGCTGCTGGCTGGATTGGTGAGCGCAGCGCGACGCTGCCGCGCCAGCCAGCTACCTGAGCACTCGCTGCAGCGCTTCGCCACCTGTTGGCTGGTGGCGGTGCTGCTGTTTTTCACCCTGGCGGCCACCAAGCTGCCCAGCTATTGGATTCCGGCTACCCCAGCAGCGGGCCTGCTGATCGCCCTGGCAGCCCAGCAGCGCCCAGGGCGCTGGCTGATGGCCAGCACCTTGCTGCTGCAGGGGGTGTTGGCCGCAGGCTTGGCGGCCTCGGGCCGTTGGGTTCCCCTGATCAATGAACCGGAACTCCCCACCTTGCCGGCGGAGCTCCTGGCGAGTGGCTTGCTCAGCCGCGCGTCGGCCTGCTTCGCGCTGGCTTTGCTGGCGGGCCTGATCCTCTGCTGGGCTAAAGCCCCCTGGCGGTGGGGCTGGTTGCTGGCCCAGCAGCTTGCGGTGGCGGCCTTTGCCGTATCGGCCCTGCAGCCGCTGGTGGTTTTCGGAGATCGTTTGCGCCAGGCGCCCCTGCGCCGCCTGGCAGCGGCTGTGCAACACCAGCGCCGCAGTGATGAACCCTTAGCGATGGTGGGGATCTTGAAGCCCTCGCTCCACTTCTATACAAACAAGGTGGTGATTTATGAGGGGGTGCAGCCCAATGGACCGCTCAACCTCAACGACCGGCTGTTGCAAGAGCGCCGCCGCGAGCAGACCCCTTCGCCCCCCGCTCCTGGCCGTTCCGTGCTGCTGGTGATCGATCAACGCACCGCCCAGCTGCCCCATTGGCGAGGCTTGAGCCATCAGGCGCTGGCGTCTGAAGGGTTGTTCGAGCTCTGGCGTGTGCCGCGTCAGGCCCTGGATCAGTGGGCTGCGCAACTCAAGCGTGCCGGCACACCGCCGGCGGATTGGCAGCAACCCAGGCCTGAGCGCTACTGA
- a CDS encoding DUF721 domain-containing protein, with the protein MQSRKAGDVSYLVPSPPAPATGLKTCLNQLQEHWRRDENLAALWQAWPGIAGAQLAPHCRPLRLQGGRLVVGASHPQWLQALRFNKHRLLGALRGAGFSVKDLVLQQHQPSPLPPFGSDEEAQVWAHHPSRVDVYGMTSCPSCQRPAPAGELQRWGHCSFCQRERMDNGVAMGTPASDQ; encoded by the coding sequence ATGCAATCACGCAAGGCTGGCGATGTGTCGTATCTGGTGCCCTCGCCGCCAGCGCCGGCAACGGGCCTGAAGACATGCCTCAACCAGCTGCAAGAGCACTGGCGCCGGGACGAAAACCTGGCCGCCCTCTGGCAGGCCTGGCCGGGCATCGCCGGTGCCCAGCTGGCACCCCACTGCCGGCCCCTGCGGCTCCAGGGCGGACGCCTGGTGGTGGGTGCCAGCCACCCCCAATGGCTGCAGGCGCTGCGCTTCAACAAACACCGCTTGCTGGGCGCCCTGCGCGGCGCTGGTTTTTCCGTGAAGGATCTGGTGCTGCAGCAACACCAACCCTCCCCCCTACCGCCCTTCGGCAGCGACGAGGAGGCCCAGGTCTGGGCGCACCATCCCAGCCGAGTGGATGTCTACGGGATGACCAGCTGCCCCAGCTGTCAGCGGCCGGCACCGGCCGGTGAACTGCAGCGCTGGGGGCACTGCAGCTTCTGCCAACGGGAACGCATGGACAACGGCGTGGCCATGGGCACCCCCGCCAGCGATCAGTAG
- the yidC gene encoding membrane protein insertase YidC has protein sequence MIGYISDNLLLPILDFFYGLVPSYGLAIIALTVVIRLALFPLSAGSIRSARRMRIAQPVMQKRQAEIKAKYANNPQKQQEELGSLMKEFGSPLSGCLPLLVQMPILFALFATLRGSPFADVPYTLNLKVLPADQIAAVEPKPFNSPSHSIFVTATNHVPVIASLEKGTKLGVGDTETVSLHTKDGASFASVLTGVENGSAFTPTWSVTKGEGLVSVDQNGSIHAIAPGDVTVEAKIPGLAARSGFLFIKALGQVGFYTDGAINWDIAILVAAFGASLFVSQILSGMGMPANPQQATANKITPVMITGMFLFFPLPAGVLLYMVVANIFQAAQTFLLTREALPDNLQAILDQQLAADAKTVTATVSGSERLPFEPKGKK, from the coding sequence GTGATCGGCTACATCTCCGACAACCTGCTGCTGCCGATCCTCGATTTCTTCTACGGATTGGTGCCGAGCTACGGCTTGGCGATCATTGCCCTCACGGTGGTGATCCGCCTGGCGCTCTTCCCCCTCAGTGCCGGCTCGATCCGCAGTGCCCGCCGCATGCGCATCGCCCAGCCGGTGATGCAGAAGCGCCAGGCTGAGATCAAGGCCAAATACGCCAACAACCCCCAGAAGCAGCAGGAAGAGCTGGGTTCGCTGATGAAGGAATTCGGCAGCCCCCTTTCGGGCTGTCTGCCCCTGCTGGTGCAGATGCCGATCCTGTTCGCGCTGTTCGCCACCCTGCGGGGATCACCGTTCGCCGATGTGCCCTACACCCTCAATCTGAAGGTGTTGCCGGCTGACCAAATTGCCGCGGTTGAACCCAAGCCGTTCAACAGCCCCAGCCATTCGATCTTCGTGACGGCCACCAACCATGTGCCGGTGATCGCCAGCCTGGAGAAGGGCACCAAGCTGGGTGTGGGCGATACGGAAACCGTGAGCCTGCACACCAAAGACGGCGCCAGCTTCGCCTCAGTGCTTACCGGTGTGGAGAACGGCAGCGCCTTCACCCCCACCTGGAGCGTCACCAAGGGTGAAGGCCTGGTGAGCGTTGATCAGAACGGCAGCATCCATGCCATCGCCCCCGGTGATGTGACCGTGGAAGCCAAGATCCCCGGTCTGGCAGCCCGCAGCGGCTTCCTGTTCATCAAGGCCCTCGGCCAGGTGGGCTTCTACACCGATGGCGCCATCAACTGGGATATCGCAATCCTTGTGGCCGCCTTCGGCGCCAGCCTGTTCGTGAGCCAGATCCTCTCGGGCATGGGCATGCCTGCCAACCCACAGCAGGCCACGGCCAACAAGATCACGCCCGTGATGATCACCGGCATGTTCCTGTTCTTCCCCCTGCCGGCGGGCGTGCTGCTCTACATGGTGGTAGCGAACATCTTCCAGGCCGCGCAAACCTTCCTGCTCACTCGCGAGGCCCTGCCCGACAACCTGCAGGCCATCCTCGATCAACAGCTGGCAGCTGATGCCAAAACCGTCACCGCCACGGTGAGCGGCAGTGAGCGTCTGCCCTTCGAGCCCAAGGGCAAGAAGTAA
- a CDS encoding DMT family transporter — translation MLVKVRWLLMLLPFALWGTAMAAMKPLLVEAGPLTLAWMRLLPAGVVVLLAAVIWRGQWGVDRRDWWWLLLFALVDATAFQGLLARGLVNTGAGLGSVLIDSQPLLVALLARSLFGEAINPVGWLGLLVGLLGILCLGLPAPLLRHWWLMGPEFLGDQAWSHGELWMLAAALAMALGTVISRYACRHSDAVAVTGWHMVLGALPLLAGSALLPAWSSAAPPFWPQWTLTQWGLMTYAALLGSALAYGLFFWFATHGDLTSFTSLTFLTPVFALLCGVVLLEEQLEPLQWLGAALALVSVVLINRRALLWHPGGAAAEVLP, via the coding sequence GTGCTCGTGAAGGTGCGCTGGCTGCTGATGCTGTTGCCGTTTGCCCTTTGGGGCACGGCGATGGCGGCGATGAAGCCGTTGTTGGTGGAGGCGGGGCCTCTCACCTTGGCTTGGATGCGCCTGCTGCCAGCCGGGGTTGTGGTGTTGCTGGCCGCGGTGATCTGGCGCGGGCAGTGGGGGGTGGATCGCCGCGATTGGTGGTGGCTGCTGCTGTTTGCCCTTGTGGATGCCACGGCGTTTCAGGGGCTGTTGGCCAGGGGATTGGTCAACACCGGCGCGGGCCTGGGATCCGTGTTGATCGATTCCCAGCCCTTGCTGGTGGCCTTGCTGGCCCGCAGCCTGTTTGGAGAGGCGATCAACCCAGTGGGCTGGCTGGGCTTGCTGGTGGGTTTGCTCGGAATCCTTTGCCTGGGTTTGCCAGCTCCTTTGCTGCGCCACTGGTGGTTGATGGGGCCTGAATTTTTGGGTGATCAGGCCTGGAGCCACGGTGAGCTGTGGATGCTGGCGGCCGCCCTGGCGATGGCCCTGGGTACGGTGATCAGCCGCTACGCCTGCCGCCATAGCGATGCGGTGGCCGTTACCGGCTGGCACATGGTGTTGGGGGCACTGCCGCTGCTGGCCGGTTCGGCGCTGTTGCCGGCGTGGAGCTCCGCGGCGCCGCCCTTCTGGCCCCAGTGGACCCTGACGCAGTGGGGGCTGATGACCTATGCCGCCCTGTTGGGCAGTGCCTTGGCCTACGGCCTGTTCTTTTGGTTCGCCACCCATGGCGATCTCACCAGCTTCACCTCGCTCACCTTTCTCACGCCGGTGTTTGCGCTCCTGTGCGGGGTGGTGCTTCTTGAGGAGCAGTTGGAGCCGTTGCAGTGGCTGGGAGCAGCTCTGGCCCTGGTGAGCGTGGTGTTGATCAACCGCCGTGCCCTGCTGTGGCACCCCGGCGGCGCAGCGGCTGAGGTGCTGCCATGA
- the rnpA gene encoding ribonuclease P protein component has translation MVLSREHRLRGRFVFDRIYQKGQRHHGTLMVLRCLNAQPELLKPDPRDHSPNSCRLAVVVSSKVSKRSVRRNQLRRLFHSQLTAAVEALPNQGAGHWLLISLKPGSAEATDQALLGECFQLLAKAGLRP, from the coding sequence ATGGTCTTATCCCGGGAACACAGGCTGCGGGGGCGGTTTGTGTTTGACCGCATCTATCAAAAAGGTCAGCGTCATCACGGCACCCTGATGGTGCTGCGCTGCCTGAACGCCCAACCAGAGCTGCTCAAACCCGATCCACGCGACCACAGCCCCAACAGCTGTCGGTTGGCGGTGGTGGTGAGCAGCAAGGTGAGCAAGCGCTCCGTGCGCCGCAACCAGCTCCGCCGGCTCTTCCACAGCCAGCTCACGGCTGCGGTGGAGGCTCTGCCCAATCAGGGCGCCGGCCACTGGCTGCTGATCTCCCTCAAACCCGGCAGCGCCGAGGCCACCGACCAGGCCCTGCTGGGAGAATGTTTCCAACTCCTCGCGAAGGCAGGACTCAGGCCATGA
- a CDS encoding DUF2808 domain-containing protein, whose protein sequence is MAGFRMGAAGTAMAAALGLAGVAAALAPMLPVKGQGTPGLVEFRWDSSKDYRKLYYFMTDTKRLKRSEYYLILKPKDRKTAILKLVVGIPKSFDTTIDPKRVKLCYMKEGGMLSRTRCETDIPATVEVAADGTAIEIFPDTPVPVGKTIGVYINMFNPFNIGMYQFNALAQAPGDVPVSGYLGSWLIQIDPQSD, encoded by the coding sequence ATGGCTGGGTTCCGCATGGGTGCCGCCGGCACCGCTATGGCTGCAGCCCTGGGGCTCGCAGGCGTTGCTGCCGCCCTCGCACCGATGCTGCCGGTCAAAGGCCAGGGCACCCCTGGGCTCGTGGAATTCCGCTGGGACTCCAGCAAGGATTACCGCAAGCTCTACTACTTCATGACCGACACCAAGCGCCTGAAGCGGTCGGAGTATTACCTGATCCTCAAACCGAAAGATCGCAAAACGGCCATCCTCAAACTGGTGGTGGGGATCCCCAAGAGCTTTGACACCACCATCGATCCGAAGCGCGTCAAGCTCTGCTACATGAAAGAGGGCGGCATGCTCTCCCGCACCCGCTGTGAAACCGACATCCCCGCCACCGTGGAGGTGGCGGCCGACGGCACAGCCATCGAGATCTTCCCCGACACACCGGTGCCCGTGGGCAAAACCATCGGCGTGTACATCAACATGTTCAATCCCTTTAACATTGGGATGTATCAGTTCAACGCGCTGGCCCAGGCCCCGGGTGATGTTCCCGTTTCGGGCTACCTGGGCAGCTGGTTGATCCAGATCGATCCCCAGAGCGATTGA
- the rpmH gene encoding 50S ribosomal protein L34, with amino-acid sequence MTKRTLEGTSRKRKRVSGFRVRMRSHTGRRVIRSRRKRGRARLAV; translated from the coding sequence ATGACCAAGCGCACCCTTGAAGGAACCAGCCGCAAGCGCAAGCGCGTCTCGGGCTTCCGTGTTCGCATGCGCAGCCACACTGGCCGCCGCGTGATCCGTTCCCGCCGCAAGCGCGGCCGCGCACGCCTGGCGGTCTGA
- a CDS encoding glycosyltransferase family 4 protein encodes MKLLVVATALGPVGSGRGGGVELTLAGLVAGLLQRGHRITVLAAEGSGLPADCASAELWTCAGTPQPSVQHQGRDAAITMPLDALLARFWQRVLLEAPAHGFDAVLNLGYDWLPFWLTSSAPLPLLHLVSMGSVNAAMDGVIADVAAWDQRRLAFHTAAQAADFALVQPPVLLGNGFDLSAYRFCEQPDALLGWVGRVAPEKGLEDAAAAAARCGLPLAVWGLVEDEAYAAAVQASVPAGTLQWRGFLPTAQLQEALGRCQALLNTPKWNEAYGNVVVEAMACGVPVVAYRRGGPGELVQPGVNGLLVDPDDVEALADAVTEVKRIDRRACRQWVEAHASRAVLAERIEAWVEQALQP; translated from the coding sequence ATGAAGCTGCTGGTGGTGGCCACGGCCTTGGGCCCCGTGGGCAGTGGCCGCGGTGGCGGTGTGGAGCTCACCCTGGCGGGGTTGGTGGCTGGGCTGCTGCAGCGCGGCCACCGAATCACCGTGCTAGCGGCGGAGGGCTCGGGCTTACCGGCTGATTGCGCCTCGGCTGAGCTGTGGACCTGTGCGGGCACCCCTCAGCCGAGCGTGCAGCACCAGGGCCGTGATGCGGCGATCACGATGCCGCTTGATGCCCTGCTGGCTCGGTTTTGGCAGCGAGTGCTGTTGGAGGCGCCGGCGCATGGATTTGATGCGGTGCTCAACCTGGGCTACGACTGGCTGCCCTTTTGGCTCACCTCCTCCGCGCCGCTGCCGCTGTTGCACCTGGTGAGCATGGGCTCGGTGAATGCGGCCATGGATGGGGTGATTGCTGACGTGGCGGCCTGGGATCAACGCCGTCTGGCGTTTCACACGGCCGCTCAGGCTGCGGATTTTGCCCTGGTGCAGCCGCCTGTGCTGCTGGGCAACGGCTTTGACCTGAGCGCCTATCGGTTCTGCGAGCAGCCCGATGCCCTGCTCGGCTGGGTGGGGCGTGTGGCGCCGGAGAAGGGGCTCGAGGATGCGGCAGCCGCGGCGGCGCGCTGCGGATTGCCCCTGGCCGTGTGGGGGCTGGTGGAAGACGAGGCCTATGCCGCTGCTGTGCAGGCTTCGGTGCCGGCGGGCACCTTGCAGTGGCGGGGCTTTCTGCCCACGGCCCAGTTGCAGGAGGCGCTTGGCCGTTGCCAGGCGCTGCTCAACACCCCGAAGTGGAACGAGGCCTACGGCAACGTTGTGGTGGAGGCGATGGCCTGCGGGGTGCCAGTGGTGGCCTATCGGCGCGGTGGGCCCGGCGAATTGGTGCAGCCCGGTGTGAATGGCCTGTTGGTGGACCCCGACGATGTGGAGGCCCTGGCGGACGCCGTGACCGAGGTGAAGCGGATCGATCGCCGCGCCTGCCGGCAGTGGGTGGAAGCCCATGCATCGCGGGCGGTGCTGGCGGAGCGGATCGAGGCCTGGGTGGAGCAGGCGCTGCAGCCGTAA
- the aroH gene encoding chorismate mutase, which produces MSTSQLRALRGATTAAANTSAAISEAVGELIDALVERNQLQGSQLLSVTFSVTADLDAIFPAAIARRRDGWDGVALLDCQQMAVAGDLPRCIRLLAHAWLEPEQPVRHAYLREAARLRPDLAS; this is translated from the coding sequence ATGAGCACCTCCCAACTGCGGGCCTTGCGGGGCGCCACCACCGCCGCGGCCAACACCAGCGCTGCCATCAGCGAAGCGGTGGGTGAACTGATTGATGCCCTGGTGGAGCGCAACCAGCTCCAGGGCAGCCAGCTGCTCTCGGTGACCTTCTCAGTCACCGCCGATCTGGATGCGATCTTCCCTGCAGCGATTGCCCGCCGCCGCGATGGCTGGGATGGCGTTGCCCTGCTCGATTGCCAGCAGATGGCTGTCGCCGGCGACCTGCCCCGCTGCATTCGCCTACTGGCCCATGCCTGGCTTGAGCCCGAGCAACCGGTGCGCCATGCCTACCTGCGCGAGGCCGCCCGCCTACGCCCCGATCTGGCCAGCTGA
- a CDS encoding DUF177 domain-containing protein, producing MAAIHPSPAGDPLQPVPLQELRLLADGRHWTVDQQLGELESLTPVRGSLTAVHRGNILEVAGEASTIVTLRCDRCLQHFNHPLSFRHQEVVWLGDQARAAGIDAEVVLEGGSEVLELDPDGLCESLDPSGDFDPEHWIFEQLSLQLPLVNRCGSDCPGPELLGAPTENELTDPRWAALKKLQP from the coding sequence ATGGCTGCCATCCATCCGTCGCCGGCTGGAGATCCACTTCAGCCCGTGCCACTTCAGGAGTTGCGGCTCCTCGCTGATGGACGGCACTGGACGGTGGATCAACAGCTGGGGGAGCTCGAGAGCCTCACCCCCGTTCGCGGCAGCCTCACGGCCGTGCATCGCGGCAACATTCTTGAGGTGGCCGGCGAAGCGAGCACGATCGTGACCCTCCGCTGCGACCGCTGTCTGCAGCATTTCAACCACCCCCTGAGCTTTCGCCACCAGGAGGTGGTGTGGCTTGGCGATCAGGCCCGCGCCGCCGGCATCGATGCCGAAGTGGTGCTGGAAGGCGGAAGTGAGGTGCTCGAGCTCGATCCCGATGGCCTGTGCGAAAGCCTCGATCCCAGCGGCGACTTCGATCCCGAACACTGGATCTTCGAGCAGCTCAGCCTCCAGCTGCCTCTGGTGAACCGCTGCGGCAGTGATTGCCCGGGCCCAGAACTGCTGGGTGCTCCCACCGAAAACGAACTGACAGATCCGCGCTGGGCGGCCTTGAAAAAACTGCAGCCATGA
- a CDS encoding mechanosensitive ion channel family protein, translating into MSGARQRLLNDVDFFQSNEGLLVGTGLLIALWLLLKLVERYGRRVRPLVPQLAATLKRPLITGLSAALYLGWLAHAISGAAPALMPLKGLETSTALTLIAVGWATINLGQTLLRTDHVQRWLGVDDPRDRAMVTSLLDRLLSIGVVVLTVAALMVTFGVSTTAVATMLGGAGIGIGFGTQQVSQNFLSGLMLYFNRPFSVGDWIQLPIWSGVETSTLQGTVERIGWYHTRIVTLDRRPLSIPNSVFATTPIENPGRMYNRQIKASISLRYEDLPRIEAIAEAVNELLHNHPDIDSKQMILVSFNEWASSSINLLVYCFTRTTVWSEYLAVQQKIFLEIAKIVQEAGGDFAFNCTTLYPAPDLGNNHPIRSLTAS; encoded by the coding sequence ATGTCAGGTGCGCGCCAGCGGCTGCTGAACGACGTTGATTTCTTTCAAAGCAACGAAGGGCTGCTGGTGGGAACAGGGCTGCTGATCGCCCTCTGGCTCCTGCTGAAGTTGGTGGAGCGCTACGGACGGCGCGTGCGGCCGCTGGTCCCGCAGCTGGCCGCAACGCTCAAGCGCCCCTTGATCACGGGCCTCAGTGCAGCCCTGTATCTGGGCTGGCTGGCCCATGCCATCAGCGGTGCTGCACCGGCGCTGATGCCGCTCAAGGGCCTTGAAACCTCCACCGCGCTCACCTTGATTGCGGTTGGCTGGGCAACGATCAACCTGGGGCAGACGCTGCTACGCACCGATCATGTGCAGCGCTGGCTTGGCGTGGATGATCCGCGCGATCGCGCAATGGTCACCAGCCTTCTGGATCGGCTCCTCTCCATCGGGGTAGTGGTGCTCACGGTGGCGGCACTGATGGTCACCTTTGGCGTGTCGACGACAGCCGTGGCCACGATGCTGGGCGGAGCCGGCATCGGCATCGGCTTCGGCACCCAACAGGTGTCGCAGAACTTCCTCTCGGGCTTGATGCTGTATTTCAACCGCCCCTTCTCGGTGGGCGACTGGATTCAGTTGCCGATCTGGTCGGGCGTGGAGACCTCCACGCTGCAGGGCACGGTGGAGCGGATCGGCTGGTATCACACCCGCATCGTGACCCTGGATCGCCGCCCGTTATCGATCCCCAACTCGGTGTTTGCCACCACACCGATCGAAAATCCGGGGCGGATGTACAACCGCCAGATCAAGGCCAGCATCAGCTTGCGCTACGAGGATCTACCGCGGATCGAAGCGATCGCTGAGGCGGTGAATGAACTGCTGCACAACCACCCCGACATCGATTCCAAACAGATGATCTTGGTGAGCTTTAACGAATGGGCCAGCTCCTCGATCAATCTGCTCGTGTATTGCTTCACCCGAACAACCGTGTGGAGCGAGTATCTGGCAGTGCAGCAGAAGATCTTTCTTGAGATCGCCAAAATTGTGCAGGAGGCCGGCGGTGACTTCGCCTTCAACTGCACCACCCTCTACCCAGCACCGGATCTGGGCAACAACCACCCGATCCGCTCCCTCACCGCAAGCTGA
- the sppA gene encoding signal peptide peptidase SppA — protein sequence MVWPWRRKSRRKLARIAIEGAIASGTRERVLKALREVEQREFPALLLRIDSPGGTVGDSQEIHAAIQRLRQKGCRVVASFGNISASGGVYVGVAAEKIVANAGSITGSIGVILRGNNLSRLLERIGVQFETVKSGLYKDILSPDRALTAGERQLLQELIDSSYGQFVTAVAEGRDLEEGTVRSFADGRVFSGAQALVLGLVDQLGDEESARRLACELAELDVEKTRPINFGQPKKGLAGMIPGRNLFARLSEALHLELAWSGQPLWLHRP from the coding sequence ATGGTCTGGCCCTGGCGCCGCAAATCCCGCCGCAAGCTGGCGCGTATCGCCATCGAAGGGGCGATTGCCTCCGGCACCCGCGAGCGGGTGCTGAAAGCCCTGCGAGAGGTGGAGCAGCGCGAATTCCCAGCGCTGCTGCTGCGGATCGACAGCCCGGGCGGCACCGTGGGCGACAGCCAGGAAATTCATGCTGCGATCCAACGCCTGCGCCAGAAGGGCTGCCGCGTGGTGGCCAGCTTCGGCAACATCTCCGCCTCCGGCGGGGTGTATGTGGGAGTGGCAGCCGAAAAAATCGTGGCCAATGCCGGCTCGATCACCGGTTCGATCGGCGTGATCCTGCGGGGCAACAACCTTTCCAGGCTGCTCGAGCGGATCGGCGTGCAGTTCGAAACCGTGAAAAGCGGTTTGTATAAGGACATCCTCTCGCCGGATCGCGCCCTCACCGCCGGCGAGCGGCAGCTGCTGCAGGAGCTGATCGATTCCAGCTACGGCCAATTTGTGACTGCTGTGGCTGAGGGCCGTGACCTGGAGGAGGGCACTGTGCGCAGCTTTGCCGATGGCCGGGTGTTCAGCGGCGCCCAGGCCCTGGTACTGGGGCTTGTGGATCAACTGGGTGATGAGGAGAGCGCCCGCCGCTTGGCTTGTGAGCTGGCCGAACTCGACGTGGAGAAGACCCGACCGATCAACTTCGGGCAACCGAAAAAAGGTCTGGCCGGGATGATCCCCGGACGCAACCTGTTCGCCCGCCTCAGCGAAGCCCTCCATCTGGAGCTGGCCTGGAGTGGCCAACCCCTCTGGCTGCATCGCCCATGA